A genomic region of Bombus terrestris chromosome 12, iyBomTerr1.2, whole genome shotgun sequence contains the following coding sequences:
- the LOC100644817 gene encoding heat shock protein 60A codes for MHRLPTVLRGAALRQLQARSYAKDVRFGAEVRALMLQGVDILADAVAVTMGPKGRNVILEQSWGSPKITKDGVTVAKGVELKDKFQNIGAKLVQDVANNTNEEAGDGTTTATVLARAIAKEGFEKISKGANPVEIRRGVMLAVDRVKDELKTLSKPVTTPEEIAQVATISANGDKAIGNLISDAMKKVGKEGVITVKDGKTLHDELEVIEGMKFDRGYISPYFINSSKGAKVEFQDALLLFSEKKISSVQSIIPALELANSQRKPLVIIAEDIDGEALSTLVVNRLKIGLQVAAVKAPGFGDNRKATLQDMAILTGGIVFGDDANLVKLENVQLCDLGEVGEVVITKDDTLILKGKGKKVDIDHRADVIRDQIANTTSDYEKEKLQERLARLASGVAVLRVGGSSEVEVNEKKDRVHDALNATRAAVEEGIVPGGGTALLRCIPALKNLKASNNDQETGIKIVANALRMPCLQIAQNAGVDASLVVAKVSDSNLGYDALNDEYVDMIEKGIIDPTKVVRTALTDAAGVASLLTTAEAVVAELPKEEPQMPMGGGGMGGMGGMGGMGGMGM; via the exons atGCACAGATTACCAACTGTATTGCGTGGTGCAGCACTACGTCAATTACAAGCTCGTTCATATGCCAAAGATGTACGTTTTGGGGCAGAAGTTAGAGCACTCATGTTGCAAGGTGTTGATATTTTAGCAGATGCAGTTGCAGTAACAATGGGTCCAAAAGGACGTAATGTCATCTTAGAACAAAGTTGGGGTAGTCCAAAAATTACTAAAGATGGTGTCACAGTTGCCAAGGGAGTTGAGTTAAAAGATAAGTTTCAAAATATTGGAGCAAAATTAGTACAAGATGTAGCAAATAATACAAACGAAGAGGCAGGTGATGGTACGACCACAGCTACAGTTCTAGCAAGAGCCATTGCTAAAGAAGGATTTGAAAAAATTAGTAAAGGTGCTAATCCTGTAGAAATAAGAAGAG GTGTAATGTTGGCAGTTGATAGGGTCAAGGACGAATTAAAAACCTTAAGTAAGCCAGTAACAACTCCAGAGGAAATTGCACAAGTAGCAACTATCTCAGCCAATGGGGATAAGGCAATTGGTAATCTTATTTCCGATGCTATGAAAAAAGTTGGAAAAGAAGGTGTAATCACTGTAAAAGATGGTAAAACACTACACGACGAACTGGAAGTTATAGAAGGAATGAAATTTGACAGGGGATATATATCTCCATACTTCATAAATTCTAGTAAAGGGGCAAAAGTTGAATTTCAAGATGCACTATTGCTCTTCAGTGAGAAAAAGATATCGTCTGTGCAGTCTATAATTCCAGCATTGGAATTAGCGAATTCCCAACGAAAACCGCTTGTCATTATAGCAGAAGACATTGATGGTGAAGCACTGTCAACGCTTGTGGTCAATAGATTGAAAATCGGTTTGCAGGTGGCTGCAGTTAAGGCCCCTGGTTTTGGAGACAATAGAAAAGCAACACTTCAGGATATGGCGATTTTGACTGGAGGGATTGTATTTGGCGATGATGCAAATCTcgttaaattagaaaatgtGCAGTTATGTGATTTAGGCGAAGTAGGAGAAGTTGTAATTACAAAAGATGATACACTCATCCTGAAGGGCAAAGGGAAAAAAGTTGATATCGATCATAGAGCAGATGTAATTAGAGATCAAATTGCCAATACAACATCTGactatgaaaaagaaaaactgcAAGAACGTTTGGCAAGGTTAGCATCTGGAGTTGCAGTTCTAAGAGTTGGTGGAAGTAGCGAAGTTGAAGTTAATGAGAAAAAGGATCGTGTTCATGATGCTCTTAATGCTACTAGAGCAGCTGTTGAAGAAGGAATTGTTCCTGGAG GTGGTACAGCTCTCCTAAGATGTATTCCAGCTcttaaaaatttgaaagcaTCAAATAACGACCAAGAAACAGGAATAAAGATAGTGGCAAATGCATTGCGTATGCCGTGTTTACAAATTGCTCAGAATGCAGGCGTAGACGCTAGTTTAGTAGTAGCAAAAGTTAGTGACAGCAATCTTGGTTACGATGCTTTGAATGATGAGTATGTTGATATGATCGAGAAAGGTATTATCGATCCGACAAAGGTAGTGCGTACAGCACTTACTGATGCCGCGGGTGTTGCATCACTACTTACAACTGCAGAAGCAGTGGTTGCTGAATTGCCTAAAGAAGAACCTCAGATGCCAATGGGCGGTGGTGGTATGGGTGGAATGGGTGGTATGGGTGGTATGGGAGGTATGGGaatgtaa